From Amycolatopsis sp. cg9, one genomic window encodes:
- a CDS encoding TetR/AcrR family transcriptional regulator, translated as MSRVKEFDVDEACDAALTLFRRQGYEATSVSDLVTHVGVAKASLYATFGSKHDFYVTALKRYAERADARVLAELSSPGSGVAAVRRLFDGYLAEILGDETKMGCFVVNAAIELLPHDPEVARLVERSWDTLEVALTMALERAKAQGELTGGGEPAALARFLLTVLQGLRVLGKGADAARRLDAAVSQAMRLIQD; from the coding sequence ATGTCCCGGGTCAAGGAGTTCGACGTCGACGAAGCTTGCGACGCCGCGCTCACGCTCTTCCGGCGGCAGGGGTACGAGGCGACGTCGGTCAGCGACCTCGTCACGCACGTCGGCGTCGCCAAAGCCAGCCTGTACGCCACCTTCGGCTCGAAGCACGACTTCTACGTGACAGCACTGAAGCGCTACGCGGAGCGGGCCGACGCGAGGGTACTGGCCGAGCTGTCGAGCCCGGGCTCGGGCGTGGCGGCCGTGCGACGGCTGTTCGACGGCTACCTGGCGGAAATCCTCGGCGACGAAACGAAAATGGGCTGCTTCGTCGTCAACGCGGCGATCGAGCTGCTCCCCCACGACCCCGAGGTCGCCCGGCTGGTGGAACGCAGCTGGGACACCCTCGAAGTCGCGCTGACGATGGCGCTGGAACGCGCCAAGGCGCAGGGCGAACTCACCGGCGGCGGCGAGCCGGCGGCACTGGCGCGCTTCCTGCTCACCGTGCTCCAGGGCCTGCGCGTCCTGGGCAAGGGCGCGGACGCGGCACGCCGGCTGGACGCGGCCGTTTCGCAGGCGATGCGACTCATTCAAGACTGA